One genomic segment of Trichococcus shcherbakoviae includes these proteins:
- a CDS encoding aldose epimerase family protein translates to MKVSETIIGQVHGKEVVAYTLTNPNGISLTAMTYGATITELLMPDKNGKTENVILAMDSLDDYVTHRPYYGATIGRVAGRITKGAFDLDGTAHQVVVNEGGNQLHGGPTGLDTLVWDAEVQASADEASVHFTTIDADGANGYPGTLSVTVSYTLTSDSEWKVTYRATTDQATLFNPTNHVYFNLSGDINKPILQHDLQLNSAAFAELGDENLPSGALLPAEGTPFDFRSGGKLSVAAEGSHPQTRKVAGFDHPFLLQHDEGQPDAILSDTESGRSVKMFTDQDCVVIFMHNGAVDKYTIAGSPVIQYAGITLETQALPDAINQEGFGDITLHPDEVYSAETIYKFEVQN, encoded by the coding sequence ATGAAAGTATCTGAAACAATAATCGGGCAAGTTCACGGAAAGGAGGTCGTAGCTTACACCTTGACGAATCCAAACGGCATCTCCCTTACAGCGATGACCTACGGTGCCACTATCACGGAACTTTTGATGCCGGATAAAAATGGAAAGACGGAGAACGTTATTTTGGCGATGGATTCATTGGATGATTACGTGACGCATCGACCGTATTACGGAGCTACTATCGGCCGGGTTGCCGGACGCATCACCAAAGGGGCTTTTGATTTGGACGGAACAGCGCATCAAGTGGTCGTGAATGAAGGAGGCAATCAACTCCACGGCGGCCCGACCGGATTGGATACCCTTGTCTGGGATGCGGAGGTGCAGGCATCCGCTGACGAGGCCAGTGTCCACTTCACGACAATCGATGCAGATGGCGCCAATGGCTATCCTGGAACACTTTCGGTAACGGTCAGCTACACGCTAACTTCCGACAGCGAATGGAAAGTCACTTATCGGGCAACGACGGATCAGGCAACTTTATTCAACCCGACTAACCATGTCTACTTCAACCTGAGCGGGGACATCAACAAACCGATCCTGCAGCACGACCTGCAACTGAACAGCGCGGCTTTTGCCGAATTGGGCGATGAGAATCTCCCTTCCGGAGCCTTGTTGCCGGCTGAAGGCACCCCTTTTGATTTCCGCAGCGGAGGAAAGCTCTCAGTCGCAGCTGAAGGGAGCCATCCGCAGACTCGGAAAGTCGCCGGCTTCGACCACCCTTTCCTGCTTCAGCATGACGAAGGCCAACCCGATGCGATCCTCAGCGACACAGAGTCCGGCCGAAGTGTCAAAATGTTTACCGATCAGGATTGCGTCGTGATCTTCATGCACAACGGCGCCGTCGATAAGTACACGATCGCCGGCAGTCCGGTCATCCAATATGCAGGCATCACCTTGGAGACGCAGGCATTGCCTGACGCCATCAACCAAGAAGGCTTCGGTGACATCACGCTCCATCCGGATGAAGTATATTCGGCTGAAACGATCTACAAATTCGAAGTACAGAACTGA
- a CDS encoding ROK family protein, whose amino-acid sequence MLVGGIEAGGTKFVCAVGNEKNELLERVAFPTTTPEETLEQVFAFFDRFDLAAIGIGSFGPIDVNKDSETYGHILSTPKLAWKDFDFLGAMKARYAVPMGWTTDVNGAALGESALGAAKGMKNIMYITIGTGVGAGAIVDGKILEGIGHPEMGHILVRPHEDDHYEGFCPYHGNCLEGMAAGPSIDGRLGKAGKDVEPTDAVWDYIAYYIAQALEAYTVILRPERIVLGGGVMKVPGMLDNIKAKFTKLLADYVPVPAVDDYLVLPGLVDDAGITGAIILANEVKA is encoded by the coding sequence ATGCTAGTAGGTGGAATTGAAGCAGGCGGAACAAAATTTGTGTGCGCCGTCGGAAATGAAAAAAATGAGTTGTTGGAGCGGGTCGCTTTCCCGACGACTACGCCGGAAGAAACATTGGAGCAGGTATTTGCTTTCTTTGATCGTTTTGATTTAGCCGCAATCGGAATCGGTTCCTTTGGGCCAATCGACGTCAACAAAGACTCGGAAACATATGGACATATCCTCTCCACACCAAAGTTGGCCTGGAAAGATTTTGATTTCCTTGGTGCCATGAAAGCAAGATATGCTGTTCCAATGGGATGGACGACTGACGTGAATGGCGCTGCCTTGGGCGAATCCGCTCTTGGTGCTGCAAAAGGGATGAAGAACATCATGTACATCACGATCGGCACAGGTGTTGGAGCCGGTGCAATCGTCGATGGGAAAATTCTGGAAGGCATCGGCCATCCGGAAATGGGGCACATATTGGTGCGTCCGCATGAAGATGATCACTATGAAGGTTTCTGCCCTTACCACGGCAACTGCCTCGAAGGGATGGCTGCCGGTCCTTCAATCGACGGACGTCTGGGTAAAGCCGGCAAAGATGTGGAACCTACCGATGCAGTCTGGGATTACATCGCTTATTATATTGCGCAAGCTTTGGAAGCCTACACGGTCATCCTGCGTCCGGAGCGCATTGTATTGGGCGGGGGCGTCATGAAGGTCCCTGGTATGCTTGATAATATCAAAGCGAAATTTACGAAGCTGCTTGCCGACTATGTGCCGGTCCCTGCTGTCGATGATTATCTTGTGTTGCCAGGCTTGGTAGATGATGCCGGCATCACCGGTGCGATCATCCTGGCGAATGAAGTGAAGGCGTAA
- a CDS encoding IS1634 family transposase produces MYLQIFKNRDQEYVRIAESYRDPETKKPKIRVIQNFGNKEKLLAENPNAIEELQKKVDQMNLEKEHTEVSMATQRVSAFIEHASAQPSDAGAPVQNYGYEVYQWLWDQLKLDSFLQYRQKKETNIHFPTKTPIALMVYSRLLFPGSKRSTFEGKDRFASEFPCELEQMYRALPFLASQKNQLEEHLNKQISQFFDRNLSVAFYDVTTYYFESVKADDLKKFGYSKDNKVNQVQVVMGLLIDDKGIPISYELFPGNTNDFKTLEPVLIRLKEQYGISKMIITADRGLNSKKNLVFLKSIGFEYIMSYKIRSGSKAAKAMVLEEEGYTYSSTDFKWKKCGFQSTVRIDSKSHEIQDQLLVTWSLKRERKDRKDRERIVEKSRNLVESKSRMKSEMKKGGKKYVQLTLMEDDQISFNEKQLEIDERFDGYYGIEYSDATLTPEQVLGAYHGLWKIEESFRVLKSNLEARPIYVWSEDSIQGHFVLCYLALVLQRLLEYHLHEKGIDFSTEAIQTALRSATITSVNMDNTDIFIKNKATEGFTNILGVLGLEDIPPYGKKDKRKRAYLHTKK; encoded by the coding sequence ATGTATCTTCAAATTTTCAAAAATCGGGATCAAGAATACGTGCGCATCGCGGAATCTTACAGGGATCCCGAAACAAAGAAACCAAAGATTCGCGTGATACAAAATTTTGGAAACAAAGAAAAGTTACTAGCGGAGAACCCCAACGCTATCGAAGAACTTCAGAAAAAAGTGGACCAGATGAACTTGGAAAAAGAACATACGGAAGTTTCGATGGCCACCCAACGCGTGAGCGCGTTTATCGAGCACGCCAGTGCTCAACCGAGTGACGCAGGCGCTCCGGTACAAAATTATGGCTATGAAGTCTATCAATGGCTGTGGGATCAACTGAAGCTTGATTCTTTTCTGCAGTACCGCCAGAAAAAGGAAACAAACATTCATTTCCCTACTAAAACGCCAATCGCATTGATGGTTTACTCCCGATTATTGTTCCCTGGTTCAAAACGTTCCACATTTGAGGGGAAAGATCGCTTCGCAAGCGAATTCCCTTGTGAATTGGAACAGATGTATCGCGCCTTGCCTTTTTTGGCATCACAGAAAAACCAGTTAGAGGAACATTTGAACAAGCAGATCAGTCAGTTTTTCGACCGCAACCTTTCGGTTGCCTTCTATGACGTCACGACTTATTATTTTGAGTCGGTCAAAGCAGATGATTTGAAGAAATTTGGCTACTCAAAGGACAACAAAGTGAATCAGGTTCAGGTTGTGATGGGACTCCTCATCGATGACAAAGGCATTCCGATCAGCTATGAATTATTCCCTGGAAACACCAATGATTTCAAGACTTTGGAGCCTGTACTCATACGATTGAAGGAGCAGTACGGCATCTCCAAGATGATCATTACAGCGGATCGAGGGCTGAATTCCAAAAAAAATCTGGTGTTCCTAAAATCCATCGGATTCGAATATATCATGTCCTACAAAATCCGTTCCGGTTCGAAAGCTGCCAAAGCAATGGTTCTCGAAGAAGAAGGCTACACCTACTCTTCAACTGATTTCAAATGGAAAAAATGCGGCTTTCAATCGACGGTCCGGATAGATAGCAAGAGTCATGAGATTCAGGATCAACTCCTGGTCACGTGGTCCTTGAAGCGAGAACGAAAAGATCGTAAGGACCGCGAGCGGATTGTGGAAAAATCCCGTAATCTCGTGGAATCCAAGTCGAGAATGAAGTCAGAAATGAAAAAAGGCGGGAAAAAATATGTTCAACTGACCTTGATGGAAGATGATCAGATTTCATTTAACGAGAAGCAGTTGGAAATTGATGAACGGTTTGATGGCTATTACGGAATCGAATATAGTGATGCCACATTAACACCGGAACAGGTGTTGGGGGCTTATCATGGGCTTTGGAAAATTGAGGAAAGTTTCCGAGTTCTGAAAAGCAATCTGGAGGCAAGACCCATTTACGTCTGGAGCGAAGACAGTATTCAGGGCCATTTCGTTCTCTGCTACTTAGCGTTGGTTCTGCAGCGCCTACTGGAATATCACCTTCATGAAAAAGGAATCGACTTCTCCACGGAGGCAATCCAGACCGCTCTTCGCAGCGCTACAATCACCAGTGTGAATATGGACAATACTGATATTTTTATCAAAAACAAAGCAACCGAAGGTTTCACCAACATTCTGGGTGTGCTTGGGTTAGAAGATATTCCCCCCTACGGGAAAAAAGACAAACGCAAGCGTGCATATCTACATACCAAAAAATAA
- the manA gene encoding mannose-6-phosphate isomerase, class I, translating into MQEPLFIQPVLQEKIWGGTKLRDIYGYDIPSDHTGECWAISAHPDGTGAVENGQFTGTKLDVLYAEHPELFENPTSPVFPLLTKIIDAAEALSVQVHPDDAYGLKHEGELGKTECWYIIDADDDSEIIYGHNAQTKEQFSEMIAEGNWDGLLRHVKVKKGDFFFVPSGTIHAIGGGITILETQQSSNTTYRVYDFDRKDDQGNTRDLHIQQSIAVSMIPHKDPANHFETTTVDGNTVTTFIESDYFTVYKWDILSEMAFNKTAPYTLASVIEGTGSLTVDGKAYPLQKGDHFILPATVTAWSLSGSMELVASTPGPKNS; encoded by the coding sequence ATGCAAGAGCCATTGTTTATCCAACCTGTCCTGCAAGAAAAAATCTGGGGCGGCACCAAGCTGCGCGACATCTACGGGTACGACATCCCCAGCGACCATACCGGCGAATGCTGGGCCATCAGCGCCCATCCCGACGGCACCGGAGCTGTGGAAAACGGACAATTCACCGGCACCAAACTGGATGTCCTCTATGCGGAGCATCCTGAGTTGTTCGAAAATCCGACTTCGCCCGTCTTCCCATTGCTGACCAAAATCATCGATGCTGCCGAAGCCTTATCCGTCCAAGTGCATCCTGATGATGCTTATGGACTGAAGCATGAAGGCGAGTTGGGGAAAACCGAATGCTGGTACATCATCGATGCCGATGACGATTCCGAAATCATCTACGGACACAATGCCCAAACAAAAGAACAGTTCTCGGAAATGATCGCGGAAGGAAACTGGGATGGGCTGTTGCGCCACGTCAAAGTGAAGAAAGGCGACTTCTTCTTCGTTCCGAGCGGTACCATCCATGCCATCGGCGGCGGAATCACGATTCTGGAGACGCAACAGAGCAGCAACACGACTTACCGCGTCTACGACTTCGACCGCAAAGACGATCAAGGCAACACCCGCGACCTGCACATCCAACAATCGATCGCTGTGTCGATGATCCCGCATAAAGATCCTGCGAATCATTTCGAAACAACCACTGTGGACGGAAATACCGTGACTACTTTTATCGAAAGTGACTATTTCACTGTCTATAAATGGGACATCCTTTCGGAAATGGCCTTCAACAAGACGGCTCCCTATACCTTGGCGAGCGTCATTGAAGGCACCGGCAGCCTGACTGTCGATGGAAAAGCTTACCCATTGCAGAAAGGCGACCACTTCATTCTGCCTGCGACGGTTACAGCTTGGTCTTTATCCGGCAGCATGGAACTGGTAGCTTCCACTCCCGGACCGAAAAACAGCTGA
- a CDS encoding GntR family transcriptional regulator gives MKKYEEIADELRRRIADGEYAEDEMLPDQIALAEEFGVSRMTLKKAIDMIAMEGLIFRKRGVGTFVIKSALWNSGDSKADEYAGLSKQFPNKTVKSKIILFDILFPSENIKSLLMLEDNQPVYHLQRLRIIDDKPYILENTYFVAGLVKDLTEDIIHHSIYDHIRDTLGLKIGGAYRKIHADRSNELDWQELACDQHTPILEVEQVVYLTNGTPFEYSTARSRFDTRSYTITDIIKQ, from the coding sequence ATGAAAAAATATGAAGAAATAGCGGATGAATTGCGGCGCCGCATCGCTGATGGCGAATACGCGGAAGATGAAATGCTCCCGGACCAGATCGCTTTGGCGGAAGAATTTGGCGTCAGCCGGATGACCTTAAAGAAAGCCATCGACATGATCGCAATGGAAGGCCTGATTTTCCGCAAACGGGGTGTCGGCACTTTTGTCATCAAGAGCGCTCTCTGGAATAGCGGAGATTCCAAAGCAGATGAATATGCAGGCTTATCCAAACAGTTTCCGAATAAAACGGTAAAGAGCAAAATCATCCTCTTTGATATCCTGTTCCCTTCCGAAAATATAAAATCCTTGTTGATGCTGGAGGACAATCAGCCTGTCTACCACCTGCAACGCCTGAGGATTATTGACGACAAACCTTATATCCTTGAAAACACCTACTTTGTAGCCGGATTGGTCAAGGACTTGACTGAAGATATTATCCATCATTCCATCTATGACCACATCCGCGACACCTTAGGGCTAAAAATCGGTGGTGCTTACCGAAAAATCCACGCTGATCGCTCTAATGAACTGGATTGGCAAGAATTGGCATGCGATCAACATACGCCGATTCTTGAAGTGGAACAAGTCGTTTATCTGACGAATGGGACTCCTTTCGAGTACTCCACTGCTCGCAGTCGCTTCGATACACGTTCCTACACCATCACCGATATCATCAAACAATAA
- the celB gene encoding PTS cellobiose transporter subunit IIC, with protein MNNFIDNLAEKLTPLAGKLGSNRYLAVLRDAFMLSFPLTMFGSIVVVLNNLPFWSDDLKGTLGGLFGNGQNATMSIMTIFITFGIGYYLTRSYDEDGIFGGAVSLSSYLILTPFNFTTADGAEVSGALSLDRLGAKGMFIGMLAAFIAAEIYVRITKKGIVIKMPEGVPDAVARSFGALIPAISTLTIFLMLNALVSGVFTTNLHDVIYTVIQKPLVGLGSSLPATLVSLFFVQILWFFGLHGQIIVNSVMDPIWNTLALENLDAFKAGEALPHIITKPFMETFTVGLGGSGMTLMVVILMAFVMKSRQMKDIGRLAIGPGLFNVNEPVIFGLPIVLNASIAIPWILTPLIVTTVNYLSMASGLFPTPTGVTVPWTVPLFFSGMMATNSVMGGVLQLIDFVIVGVMWYPFLKVVDKANLALTFEEDTQASDRTSLQGAQSKN; from the coding sequence AGCAGTATTGCGTGACGCTTTTATGCTTTCTTTCCCACTGACGATGTTCGGTTCAATCGTCGTTGTATTGAACAACCTGCCGTTCTGGAGCGATGATCTGAAAGGGACTTTGGGCGGTCTGTTCGGAAACGGGCAAAACGCGACTATGTCCATCATGACGATTTTCATCACGTTCGGTATCGGGTATTACCTGACCCGTTCTTATGATGAAGATGGCATCTTCGGAGGAGCTGTTTCATTATCTTCTTACTTGATTTTGACACCCTTCAACTTTACAACAGCAGACGGTGCTGAAGTCAGCGGCGCCCTTTCCTTGGATCGCCTAGGCGCTAAAGGAATGTTCATCGGCATGTTGGCTGCCTTCATCGCAGCTGAGATTTATGTGCGAATCACCAAAAAAGGAATCGTCATCAAAATGCCTGAAGGTGTTCCTGATGCTGTTGCCCGCTCATTCGGTGCCCTGATTCCGGCAATTTCTACACTTACCATTTTCCTGATGCTTAATGCATTGGTTTCTGGCGTTTTTACAACAAACTTGCATGATGTCATCTACACAGTCATCCAAAAACCGCTTGTCGGATTGGGAAGCAGCTTGCCTGCTACTTTGGTTTCCCTGTTCTTCGTGCAAATCCTTTGGTTCTTCGGCTTACATGGCCAAATCATCGTCAACTCCGTCATGGATCCGATCTGGAACACCTTGGCTTTGGAAAACTTGGATGCTTTTAAAGCTGGCGAAGCACTGCCGCACATCATCACAAAGCCATTCATGGAAACATTCACAGTCGGTCTGGGTGGTTCCGGTATGACGTTGATGGTAGTCATCTTGATGGCATTCGTCATGAAGAGCCGTCAAATGAAGGATATCGGTCGTTTGGCGATCGGACCTGGCTTGTTCAACGTTAACGAACCTGTCATCTTCGGATTACCGATTGTATTGAACGCATCCATCGCTATCCCTTGGATTTTGACACCTTTAATCGTAACGACCGTAAACTACTTATCAATGGCATCCGGTTTGTTCCCTACTCCAACTGGTGTAACGGTTCCGTGGACTGTTCCGTTGTTCTTCAGCGGTATGATGGCCACCAACTCCGTTATGGGCGGCGTGCTGCAACTGATCGACTTCGTAATCGTCGGAGTGATGTGGTATCCATTCCTGAAGGTTGTCGATAAAGCGAATTTGGCACTTACTTTCGAGGAAGACACGCAGGCATCTGACCGCACTTCCTTGCAAGGCGCGCAATCAAAAAACTAA